One genomic window of Vibrio ziniensis includes the following:
- a CDS encoding SoxR reducing system RseC family protein yields the protein MMTALATVMAVQTKEQGFHVELSCEQKTSCSSCSSAKSCGTGIVSKAIGGKSLRWQLDTDKNVLQGQVVEIGFPEKSLLQSAALVYLVPLFMMILGAWLADSWLAPMLGMGEGVTILTSLIFIGLGIKLAKIWSGSLEKRTEQEVVLLRVLGEPIA from the coding sequence ATGATGACAGCACTTGCCACTGTGATGGCTGTACAGACAAAAGAACAGGGTTTTCATGTTGAGCTGAGTTGCGAACAGAAAACCAGTTGCAGCAGTTGCTCATCCGCGAAAAGCTGTGGTACAGGCATTGTATCTAAAGCGATAGGTGGTAAGTCATTACGTTGGCAGTTAGATACGGATAAGAACGTATTGCAAGGCCAGGTCGTTGAAATAGGTTTTCCTGAAAAGAGCTTATTGCAGTCAGCTGCATTGGTGTATTTAGTTCCTCTTTTTATGATGATACTTGGTGCTTGGTTAGCCGATAGCTGGCTTGCTCCTATGTTGGGGATGGGGGAAGGGGTTACCATTTTAACGTCACTTATCTTCATCGGCTTGGGTATCAAGCTCGCAAAAATATGGTCAGGCTCGCTGGAAAAGCGTACAGAGCAAGAAGTGGTTTTGCTTAGGGTGCTTGGAGAGCCAATTGCCTAA
- the lepA gene encoding translation elongation factor 4, producing MKHIRNFSIIAHIDHGKSTLSDRLIQVCGGLSDREMAEQVLDSMELERERGITIKAQSVTLDYKAQDGETYQLNFIDTPGHVDFSYEVSRSLAACEGALLVVDAGQGVEAQTLANCYTAIEMDLEVVPILNKIDLPAAEPERVAEEIEDIVGIDAVDAVRCSAKTGLGVDLVLEEIVAKIPAPEGNPDAPLQALIIDSWFDNYLGVVSLVRIKHGSLKKNEKIKVMSTGQVWNVDRLGIFTPKQEDTTELNTGEVGWVVCGIKDILGAPVGDTLTLAKNGSEKPLPGFKKVKPQVYAGLFPVSSDDYDNFRDALGKLSLNDASLFYEPETSAALGFGFRCGFLGMLHMEIIQERLEREYDLDLITTAPTVVYEVEMTNKQVVYVDSPAKLPAINDIEEIREPIARCNILVPSEYLGNVITLCIEKRGMQVDMVYHGNQVALTYDIPMAEVVLDFFDRLKSTSRGYASLDYGFQRFEPSKMVRVDVLLNGDKVDALAIITHHENAQTRGRQLVEKMKEFIPRQMFDIAIQAAIGNHIIARSTVKQLRKNVIAKCYGGDVSRKKKLLKKQKEGKKRMKQIGNVELPQEAFLAILHVGKD from the coding sequence ATGAAGCACATTCGTAACTTTTCGATTATCGCCCACATTGACCATGGTAAATCGACTTTATCTGACCGTTTAATCCAAGTATGTGGTGGATTGAGCGATCGTGAAATGGCAGAACAAGTTCTTGACTCAATGGAACTTGAACGTGAGCGTGGTATCACCATCAAAGCACAGAGTGTGACACTCGATTACAAAGCACAAGATGGCGAAACCTACCAACTTAACTTCATCGACACCCCTGGACACGTTGACTTCTCATATGAAGTATCTCGCTCTCTAGCCGCGTGTGAAGGTGCATTACTTGTTGTTGATGCTGGCCAAGGCGTGGAAGCGCAAACATTAGCTAACTGTTACACTGCTATCGAGATGGATCTGGAAGTTGTGCCAATCTTGAACAAGATTGACCTTCCAGCAGCAGAGCCTGAGCGTGTTGCAGAAGAAATTGAAGACATCGTGGGTATTGATGCTGTAGATGCTGTTCGCTGTTCTGCGAAAACAGGTCTTGGTGTTGACCTCGTTCTTGAAGAGATTGTTGCAAAAATTCCAGCGCCTGAAGGTAACCCAGATGCGCCACTACAAGCTCTGATCATCGATTCTTGGTTTGATAACTACCTAGGTGTTGTTTCACTAGTACGTATCAAACACGGCAGCTTGAAGAAGAACGAAAAAATAAAAGTAATGAGCACAGGTCAGGTTTGGAACGTTGACCGTTTAGGTATTTTTACGCCTAAGCAGGAAGACACAACTGAACTGAACACCGGTGAAGTGGGCTGGGTTGTTTGTGGTATTAAAGACATCCTAGGTGCACCAGTTGGTGATACCCTGACTTTGGCGAAAAACGGTAGCGAAAAACCATTACCTGGCTTTAAAAAAGTGAAGCCTCAGGTTTATGCGGGTCTGTTCCCTGTATCCTCCGATGATTACGATAACTTCCGTGATGCGCTTGGTAAGCTAAGTCTGAACGATGCGTCTCTGTTCTATGAGCCAGAAACATCTGCAGCACTAGGTTTTGGTTTCCGTTGTGGCTTCTTAGGGATGCTACATATGGAGATCATCCAAGAGCGTTTAGAGCGTGAATATGATCTCGACTTGATCACCACCGCACCAACGGTAGTGTATGAAGTGGAAATGACCAACAAGCAAGTTGTTTACGTTGATAGCCCTGCTAAGCTACCAGCAATCAATGACATCGAAGAAATTCGTGAACCAATCGCGCGTTGTAACATCTTAGTTCCGTCTGAATACCTAGGTAACGTTATTACTCTATGTATTGAAAAGCGCGGTATGCAAGTAGACATGGTTTACCACGGTAACCAAGTTGCTTTGACTTACGACATTCCAATGGCTGAAGTCGTTCTGGACTTCTTTGACCGTTTGAAATCAACGTCTCGTGGCTATGCGTCTTTGGATTACGGTTTCCAACGTTTTGAACCGTCTAAAATGGTTCGTGTAGATGTGTTGTTGAACGGTGATAAAGTGGATGCATTGGCAATCATTACTCACCATGAAAACGCTCAGACTCGTGGTCGTCAATTGGTTGAGAAAATGAAAGAGTTCATTCCTCGCCAAATGTTTGATATTGCAATTCAGGCTGCTATCGGTAACCACATCATTGCACGTTCAACAGTGAAGCAGTTACGTAAGAACGTAATCGCTAAATGTTATGGTGGTGACGTGAGCCGTAAGAAAAAACTGTTGAAGAAACAGAAAGAAGGTAAGAAACGCATGAAGCAAATCGGTAACGTTGAGCTTCCACAAGAAGCGTTCCTTGCAATTCTTCACGTAGGTAAAGACTAA
- the lepB gene encoding signal peptidase I has product MANTFSLILVLVTFVTGIVWALEKWVWAKKRHENVARQLKAEPDSIDTSLTTKVAPQPWWIENSVSIFPVIAFVLVLRSFVFEPFQIPSGSMMPTLLVGDFILVEKYAYGLKDPVWRTQLVETGKPERGDIVVFKFPQNPSIDYIKRVVGMPGDIVRYSRDKQICVQSAGDTTCNPIKLSNVQESEFTQNNIPMMQLDEQLGEVKHNILINPLRIDDVRSYAPRSGVNEWVVPQGHYFVMGDNRDNSADSRFWGFVPEANLVGRAVAIWVSFEFDRDADSVIPAWIPTGVRFSRIGGIN; this is encoded by the coding sequence ATGGCTAATACATTCTCACTCATTTTAGTTCTGGTCACTTTTGTTACCGGAATTGTATGGGCGTTAGAAAAATGGGTTTGGGCGAAGAAGCGCCATGAAAACGTGGCACGCCAGTTAAAAGCCGAACCAGACAGTATTGATACCAGTTTGACGACCAAAGTCGCACCGCAACCGTGGTGGATTGAGAACTCAGTTTCTATTTTCCCTGTGATCGCATTCGTTTTAGTACTGCGTTCATTTGTGTTCGAACCGTTCCAAATTCCGTCAGGCTCTATGATGCCAACGCTGCTGGTGGGCGACTTTATTCTTGTTGAAAAATACGCATACGGCTTGAAAGATCCGGTATGGCGTACACAGCTAGTTGAAACGGGCAAACCAGAGCGCGGTGATATTGTGGTGTTCAAGTTCCCGCAAAATCCAAGTATTGACTATATTAAGCGTGTAGTTGGTATGCCGGGAGACATTGTGCGTTACAGCCGTGACAAGCAGATTTGTGTACAAAGTGCTGGCGATACAACTTGTAACCCTATCAAGCTGTCCAATGTGCAGGAAAGTGAGTTTACTCAGAACAACATTCCAATGATGCAACTTGACGAGCAGCTAGGTGAAGTAAAGCATAATATTTTGATCAATCCACTGCGTATTGACGATGTACGTAGCTATGCACCACGTAGTGGTGTCAATGAGTGGGTTGTTCCTCAAGGGCACTACTTTGTAATGGGCGATAACCGTGACAACAGTGCTGACAGCCGTTTCTGGGGCTTTGTTCCAGAAGCCAACTTAGTGGGTAGAGCGGTTGCAATCTGGGTAAGCTTTGAGTTTGACCGAGATGCTGATAGCGTGATTCCTGCTTGGATTCCAACTGGTGTGCGCTTTAGCCGCATCGGTGGCATTAACTAG
- the rnc gene encoding ribonuclease III, whose product MTSPVSRLETKLTYQFKDAELLDLALTHRSANGKHNERLEFLGDSILSFVIADDLYHRFPKINEGDMSRMRATLVRGHTLAELGREFELGDYLKLGPGELKSGGFRRDSILADAVEAIIGAIYLDSGTEVVRGIILSWYQTRLDAIKPGVSQKDPKTRLQEFLQGRRKPLPVYTVTNIKGEAHNQEFTVSCDIAGIGMPVIGKGTSRRKAEQAAAETALEQLSNG is encoded by the coding sequence ATGACTTCTCCAGTTAGTAGATTAGAAACAAAGCTCACCTATCAGTTTAAAGATGCTGAGCTTCTTGATTTGGCACTGACTCACCGCAGTGCCAATGGTAAACACAATGAACGTCTTGAATTTCTGGGCGATTCAATTTTAAGTTTTGTCATTGCTGATGATTTGTATCACCGCTTCCCGAAGATCAATGAAGGCGATATGAGTCGTATGCGTGCTACGTTGGTTCGTGGTCATACGCTGGCTGAACTAGGTCGTGAATTCGAACTAGGAGATTACTTAAAATTAGGTCCAGGCGAGTTGAAAAGCGGTGGCTTCCGTCGTGATTCAATCCTAGCTGATGCCGTTGAAGCAATCATAGGTGCTATCTATTTAGACAGCGGCACTGAAGTGGTTCGTGGCATTATTTTAAGCTGGTATCAAACTCGCCTCGATGCGATTAAGCCTGGTGTGTCACAGAAAGATCCAAAAACTCGCCTGCAAGAATTTTTGCAAGGCAGAAGAAAGCCTCTACCTGTTTACACAGTGACTAATATTAAAGGTGAAGCACACAATCAGGAATTCACTGTTTCGTGTGATATAGCAGGTATTGGAATGCCTGTGATTGGTAAAGGTACCAGCCGCCGCAAGGCAGAACAAGCGGCTGCTGAGACTGCACTAGAGCAATTAAGCAATGGCTGA
- the era gene encoding GTPase Era codes for MADKEFDIDAFFASEGDDVKVEASLPENQHCGFVAIVGRPNVGKSTLLNNILGQKISITSRKPQTTRHRIMGVDTQGDYQAIYVDTPGLHIEEKRAINRLMNRAANSSLSDVNLVLFLVDGTHWTEDDEMVLTKLQKANFPVILCVNKVDNVKDRNEVMLHMQAMSERMNFVDVVPISAKLGKNVDVLRKHVREHLPKAVHHFPEEYVTDRSQRFMASEIIREKLMRFTGEELPYSVTVEIERFDYNPDTDGFHINALILVERIGQKKMVIGKNGEKIKTIGREARLDMEELFGRKVYLETWVKVKSGWADDERALRSLGYIDDL; via the coding sequence ATGGCTGATAAAGAATTTGATATTGATGCATTCTTTGCATCAGAAGGTGACGACGTCAAAGTTGAAGCGTCATTACCAGAGAACCAGCACTGTGGATTCGTCGCTATCGTAGGTCGCCCAAACGTGGGTAAATCTACGCTACTGAACAATATCCTTGGTCAGAAAATTTCGATTACTTCACGTAAGCCGCAAACCACTCGCCACCGTATTATGGGTGTCGATACACAAGGTGACTATCAAGCTATTTATGTTGATACTCCTGGGCTACATATCGAAGAGAAACGTGCGATCAACCGTTTGATGAACCGTGCGGCAAACAGTTCTCTAAGCGATGTGAACTTGGTGTTATTCCTTGTTGACGGTACGCATTGGACTGAAGACGATGAAATGGTTCTGACTAAACTTCAGAAAGCGAACTTCCCTGTGATTCTTTGTGTTAACAAAGTCGACAACGTGAAAGATCGTAATGAAGTGATGCTGCACATGCAGGCAATGTCTGAACGCATGAACTTTGTCGATGTTGTGCCTATTTCAGCGAAACTGGGTAAAAACGTTGATGTACTGCGTAAGCACGTACGTGAGCACTTACCAAAAGCGGTTCACCATTTCCCTGAAGAGTATGTGACAGACCGTTCACAACGCTTTATGGCTTCAGAAATCATCCGTGAAAAGCTAATGCGATTCACTGGTGAAGAGCTGCCTTACTCGGTAACGGTTGAAATTGAGCGTTTCGACTATAACCCTGATACCGATGGTTTCCATATTAACGCCCTGATTCTGGTTGAACGTATTGGTCAGAAGAAGATGGTGATTGGTAAGAACGGCGAAAAGATCAAAACCATTGGTCGTGAAGCACGTTTGGATATGGAAGAGTTGTTTGGTCGCAAAGTTTATCTAGAAACTTGGGTCAAAGTGAAATCTGGTTGGGCTGATGATGAACGTGCACTTCGTTCATTAGGCTATATCGACGACCTATAA
- the recO gene encoding DNA repair protein RecO, with amino-acid sequence MSDGLQRCFVLHRRPYSETSLILDVFSEEYGRVSIMAKGARSKRSTTKGALQAFTPLLLKWSGNGSMKTLRQAEAISLGLPLTGICLYSAMYVNELIGRVLMPEVPAPGLFHDYLTALTELAQSENPEPALRRFELALLSAMGYGVDFMHCAGTGEPVDPDMTYRYREQKGFIASVRRDNLTFLGNELIAISERRFSTKEQLQAAKRFTRIALKPYLGGKPLKSRELFRQATPQKLISRGSLS; translated from the coding sequence ATGTCTGACGGTTTACAGCGCTGCTTTGTATTACACCGCCGCCCATATAGCGAGACCAGCTTAATTCTTGACGTATTCAGTGAAGAATATGGTCGTGTGAGCATTATGGCGAAAGGGGCAAGGAGTAAGCGTTCAACAACCAAAGGGGCATTACAGGCATTTACGCCACTGCTACTCAAGTGGTCTGGTAATGGCTCGATGAAAACCTTACGTCAGGCAGAAGCAATCAGCCTCGGACTTCCATTAACGGGCATATGCCTGTATTCGGCCATGTACGTCAACGAACTGATTGGCCGAGTGTTGATGCCAGAAGTTCCTGCTCCAGGTTTGTTCCATGATTATCTCACCGCGTTAACTGAACTTGCACAAAGTGAAAACCCAGAACCTGCGTTGCGTCGCTTTGAACTGGCATTGCTTTCGGCTATGGGTTATGGCGTTGATTTTATGCATTGTGCAGGAACGGGCGAGCCAGTTGATCCCGACATGACTTATCGATATCGAGAACAGAAGGGGTTTATTGCATCCGTGAGGCGCGATAATCTCACTTTCCTTGGTAATGAATTAATAGCGATCAGTGAACGGCGCTTTAGCACAAAAGAGCAACTTCAAGCGGCAAAACGCTTTACACGTATCGCTTTAAAGCCGTATCTTGGCGGCAAACCTTTAAAAAGCAGAGAGTTGTTTAGGCAAGCAACTCCCCAAAAATTAATTTCAAGAGGCAGTCTCTCTTGA
- the pdxJ gene encoding pyridoxine 5'-phosphate synthase has protein sequence MSSIYLGVNIDHIATVRNARGTQYPDPVHAAEIAERAGADGITIHLREDRRHIRDRDVRILKETIQTRMNLEMAVTDEMVQIALDTAPEFVCLVPEKREELTTEGGLDVIGQLEKVKAATQKLTEAGIKVSLFIDADREQIDAAKKCGAPFIELHTGHYADAKTEADQQDELKKIAAAASYAADQGITVNAGHGLTYHNVAAIAQIPEIYELNIGHAIIGRALFDGLPKAVADMKAIMLDARR, from the coding sequence ATGAGCTCAATTTATTTAGGCGTTAATATTGACCATATCGCGACAGTGCGTAACGCACGTGGTACTCAATACCCAGATCCAGTTCATGCAGCGGAAATCGCAGAGCGTGCAGGTGCTGACGGTATTACTATTCACCTACGTGAAGACCGTCGCCACATCAGAGACCGTGACGTACGTATTCTGAAAGAAACGATTCAGACTCGCATGAATCTGGAAATGGCGGTAACAGACGAAATGGTTCAAATCGCTCTAGACACTGCACCAGAGTTTGTTTGTCTTGTACCTGAAAAACGTGAAGAGCTGACCACAGAAGGTGGCTTGGACGTGATTGGGCAGTTAGAAAAAGTGAAAGCGGCGACGCAAAAGCTGACTGAAGCGGGTATCAAAGTGTCTCTATTTATCGATGCTGACCGTGAGCAAATCGATGCTGCTAAGAAATGTGGCGCACCGTTTATTGAGTTGCACACCGGTCATTACGCTGATGCGAAAACCGAAGCGGATCAACAAGACGAACTTAAAAAGATTGCAGCAGCAGCAAGCTACGCGGCTGACCAAGGCATCACAGTTAACGCAGGTCATGGTTTGACGTACCATAACGTGGCTGCTATTGCACAAATTCCAGAAATTTACGAACTGAACATTGGTCATGCAATCATCGGTCGTGCGCTGTTTGATGGCTTACCAAAAGCGGTTGCAGACATGAAAGCTATCATGCTGGATGCGCGTCGTTAA
- the acpS gene encoding holo-ACP synthase, producing the protein MIVGLGTDIAEIERIEKALNRSGEAFAQRILTESELEVFSHLKQKGRFLAKRFAAKEAASKALGTGIAHGVSFQDFEISNDENGKPVLTLSGKAQQIAQVSSVRSVHLTISDERHYAVATVILES; encoded by the coding sequence ATGATCGTTGGATTGGGAACAGATATTGCTGAGATTGAGCGTATAGAAAAGGCGCTCAATCGAAGTGGCGAAGCTTTTGCCCAGAGAATTTTGACAGAGAGTGAGCTCGAAGTGTTTAGCCACTTGAAGCAGAAAGGGCGTTTTTTGGCTAAGCGTTTCGCAGCGAAAGAAGCCGCGTCAAAAGCGTTGGGAACTGGTATCGCGCATGGCGTAAGTTTTCAGGATTTTGAAATCAGCAATGATGAGAATGGCAAGCCAGTTCTTACCTTATCGGGGAAAGCGCAGCAAATTGCTCAAGTTTCTTCGGTTCGTTCTGTTCACCTTACCATTTCAGATGAGCGTCATTACGCGGTAGCAACGGTTATTCTTGAATCTTAA
- the barA gene encoding two-component sensor histidine kinase BarA has protein sequence MTRYGLRARVITLTLAPTLIIGLLLSALFSFNRYHDLETQVLNSGASIIEPLAIASEDALKNQSRESVRRIISYAHRKNSTIVRSIAVFDANHELFVTSNFHPNFEALMYPKDKPIPVLSSSQLDENTLILRTPILAETLFNDSSLNNSSAPVLGYIAIELDLSSLRLQQYQEIFSACLVLILGLVLSGVFAFRLMHDVTRPIIHMKNVVDRIRRGHLDVRIEGRMHGELDDLKKGINAMAVSLSEYHVEMQHSIDQATSDLRETLEQLEIQNVELDIAKKRAQEAARVKSEFLANMSHELRTPLNGVIGFTRQMLKTQLTNSQADYLQTIEKSANNLLTIINDILDFSKLEAGKLALENIPFEFQDSLEEVVNLQAASAHEKGLEITLKVDPKIPAGLVGDPLRIQQVLTNLVGNSIKFTERGNIDISVELRSQRDDFVELQFMVRDTGIGISERQQAQLFQAFSQADASISRRYGGTGLGLVITQKLVSQMGGEISLTSRLHQGSTFWFNLRLMTTDLPMHDWLDPQALRNKQILLVEPNMQAASIVQHTLVQAGLNVVYRSAIPAESEQYDYVLLNLAPSKETDETLVQQWVEKALSIAENVVVGTPSTELALADLLMQKYPVQCITKPLSRKKLLQTLIANQPTRIEKYVELIPHIEKLPLTVMAVDDNPANLKLITALLQERVDTVVSCSSGEDAIEQAKECHFDIILMDIQMPKMDGVTACNEIKKLKTNATTPVIAVTAHAMEGERERLLKSGMDDYLTKPIEEHILQQVLLHWSPKSESEKVDALEHQEPIALEEIQDDEPATVNTAIAIDWQLALRQAANKEDLAQDMLKMLVDSFKEINQVIEMAFNDDEYPATDLLHHIHKLHGSCSYSGVPRLKKVCETLEQTLRSGASVQDVEPELFELQDEMEKVVASADPYLV, from the coding sequence ATGACCAGATACGGCTTACGCGCACGTGTAATTACACTCACTTTGGCTCCAACCCTAATTATTGGGCTACTTTTGAGTGCGTTATTCTCATTCAACCGTTATCACGATTTAGAGACACAAGTGCTCAACTCGGGTGCAAGTATTATCGAACCGCTAGCAATTGCCAGTGAAGACGCGCTAAAAAATCAAAGCCGCGAATCGGTCAGACGCATCATCAGCTACGCCCACCGCAAAAACTCCACCATAGTGCGCAGTATTGCGGTATTTGATGCCAATCATGAGCTATTCGTTACATCGAACTTCCATCCGAATTTTGAAGCTCTGATGTATCCAAAAGACAAACCAATTCCGGTGCTCAGCAGTTCTCAGCTCGATGAAAATACGCTTATTTTGCGTACCCCGATTCTGGCAGAAACCTTGTTCAATGATAGCTCACTGAATAATTCTTCGGCTCCCGTACTTGGCTACATTGCTATTGAACTCGATCTTTCATCATTGCGTTTGCAGCAATATCAGGAAATTTTCTCTGCCTGTTTGGTTTTGATTCTGGGTTTAGTGCTGTCTGGTGTATTCGCCTTTCGCTTGATGCACGATGTTACCCGCCCAATCATTCACATGAAAAACGTGGTTGACCGTATCCGTCGAGGTCATTTGGATGTGCGAATTGAAGGTCGTATGCATGGCGAATTGGATGACCTTAAAAAAGGTATCAACGCCATGGCGGTGTCTTTGTCGGAATACCATGTTGAGATGCAACACAGTATTGACCAAGCTACTTCTGACTTACGTGAAACTCTAGAACAGCTTGAGATTCAAAACGTTGAATTGGACATTGCTAAAAAACGCGCACAAGAAGCAGCGCGAGTGAAGTCAGAATTTCTAGCGAACATGTCGCACGAGCTGCGTACCCCATTAAATGGTGTTATTGGTTTTACGCGTCAGATGCTGAAAACTCAACTCACCAACAGCCAAGCCGATTATCTGCAAACCATCGAGAAATCTGCAAATAACCTGCTGACCATCATCAACGACATTCTCGACTTCTCGAAACTGGAAGCGGGTAAGCTGGCTCTGGAAAATATTCCGTTTGAGTTCCAAGACTCGCTAGAAGAAGTGGTCAACTTACAAGCAGCAAGTGCCCACGAGAAAGGACTGGAAATTACGCTTAAGGTAGATCCTAAAATTCCAGCTGGTTTGGTCGGTGACCCACTACGTATTCAGCAAGTACTTACTAACTTGGTGGGTAACTCCATCAAATTTACAGAACGTGGCAACATCGATATTAGTGTTGAACTGCGCTCTCAACGTGATGACTTTGTCGAACTGCAATTCATGGTGCGAGATACTGGTATCGGTATTTCAGAGCGTCAACAAGCTCAACTTTTCCAAGCCTTCAGCCAAGCTGATGCCAGTATTTCACGCCGCTACGGTGGTACAGGTTTAGGTCTTGTTATTACCCAGAAACTGGTCAGTCAAATGGGTGGTGAAATCAGTTTAACCAGTCGTCTGCACCAAGGTTCTACCTTCTGGTTTAACTTACGCTTAATGACCACTGATCTACCTATGCACGACTGGCTTGATCCTCAAGCTCTGCGTAATAAACAGATACTGCTGGTTGAACCTAACATGCAAGCAGCATCTATTGTTCAGCACACCCTAGTCCAAGCTGGATTGAATGTGGTTTACCGCTCGGCTATCCCTGCTGAATCTGAGCAATACGACTATGTTCTACTGAACCTAGCTCCGAGCAAAGAGACAGATGAAACACTCGTTCAACAATGGGTTGAGAAAGCACTCTCCATTGCGGAAAATGTAGTTGTAGGTACGCCAAGTACCGAACTGGCGCTTGCTGATCTGTTAATGCAGAAATACCCAGTGCAATGTATTACTAAACCACTGTCACGTAAGAAGCTGCTACAGACGTTGATAGCCAATCAACCAACGCGGATTGAAAAATATGTTGAGCTTATTCCTCATATTGAAAAATTACCTCTAACCGTTATGGCGGTAGATGACAACCCAGCCAACTTAAAACTGATCACCGCCCTTCTCCAAGAGCGCGTGGATACCGTAGTGTCTTGTAGCAGTGGTGAGGATGCTATTGAACAAGCGAAAGAGTGTCATTTCGACATCATATTGATGGACATTCAAATGCCTAAGATGGATGGTGTGACCGCGTGTAATGAGATTAAGAAGCTGAAAACAAATGCGACAACACCAGTTATTGCGGTCACTGCTCACGCAATGGAAGGTGAACGAGAAAGATTGCTCAAATCTGGCATGGATGACTACCTCACCAAGCCGATTGAAGAGCATATCTTACAGCAAGTACTCCTGCATTGGAGTCCAAAGTCTGAGTCTGAAAAAGTAGACGCTCTTGAACATCAAGAACCGATCGCATTAGAAGAAATTCAGGATGATGAGCCTGCTACAGTCAATACGGCTATTGCTATCGATTGGCAGTTGGCGTTGAGACAAGCAGCAAACAAAGAGGACTTAGCGCAAGATATGCTAAAGATGTTGGTCGATTCTTTCAAAGAGATCAATCAAGTGATTGAGATGGCTTTTAACGATGATGAATATCCTGCAACCGATCTGCTGCATCATATTCATAAACTACATGGTAGCTGCTCATACAGTGGCGTACCACGCTTGAAAAAGGTGTGTGAAACTCTAGAACAAACCCTGCGTTCAGGAGCAAGCGTACAAGATGTAGAGCCGGAACTGTTTGAGCTTCAGGACGAAATGGAGAAAGTGGTAGCAAGCGCTGACCCATATTTGGTTTAA